A genomic window from Periweissella cryptocerci includes:
- a CDS encoding zeta toxin family protein, producing MIGDVESQDDHAAVFMAGTPGAGKTEVATALSELYVNIIRIDADEFRAEFPGYTGDNSDEFQRGASWLVEFSYTKVIERKLSFILDGTFAFSRALTNVERAIHHNFQPTIYFVYQDPIIAWQFTKERERTEGRYIPKDVFIEAYFKSRENIALVKAKLGDSVDLHIVIKDYQNRISEIISDANDVETVLQKKYTKEELEELLDD from the coding sequence TTGATTGGTGATGTCGAATCACAAGATGATCATGCAGCTGTGTTTATGGCTGGCACTCCTGGTGCTGGTAAGACAGAAGTAGCTACTGCGTTGTCTGAACTATACGTGAATATTATTAGGATTGATGCTGACGAATTCCGCGCTGAATTTCCGGGTTATACAGGTGATAACTCAGATGAGTTTCAACGTGGTGCATCTTGGTTAGTTGAATTTTCGTATACTAAGGTGATTGAACGAAAGTTATCATTCATTCTAGATGGTACGTTTGCATTCAGTCGTGCTTTAACAAATGTTGAACGTGCGATTCACCATAATTTTCAACCAACCATTTACTTTGTCTACCAAGATCCAATCATTGCGTGGCAATTTACTAAGGAACGCGAGCGAACTGAGGGGCGATACATTCCTAAAGATGTGTTTATAGAAGCATATTTCAAATCACGAGAAAATATCGCATTAGTTAAAGCTAAATTAGGCGATAGCGTAGATTTGCATATTGTTATTAAGGATTATCAAAATCGCATATCAGAAATAATTTCTGATGCTAACGATGTAGAAACAGTGTTACAAAAGAAATACACCAAAGAAGAATTGGAGGAGTTGTTGGATGACTGA
- a CDS encoding S24 family peptidase: MSANYTAVPAELTNRYGIENLIALRLNDDYMNREIPEHTIAFINPPAAIINGDIVALAFPERSHALLRGYHENATWLFEPSSYNVLNTNLAYSNLDHQQILFLGKVIGFTQIL; the protein is encoded by the coding sequence GTGAGCGCAAACTACACTGCTGTACCAGCCGAATTAACTAATCGCTACGGTATCGAAAACTTAATTGCACTGCGTTTGAATGACGACTATATGAACCGCGAAATTCCCGAACATACCATTGCTTTTATCAATCCCCCCGCAGCAATCATAAACGGCGATATTGTCGCCCTTGCATTTCCTGAGCGGAGCCACGCTTTACTGCGCGGCTATCATGAAAATGCGACATGGTTATTCGAACCTAGTAGTTATAACGTACTCAATACAAATCTGGCATATTCCAACTTAGACCATCAGCAAATTTTATTTCTCGGCAAAGTTATTGGTTTCACGCAAATATTATAA